The following proteins are encoded in a genomic region of Nitrososphaerota archaeon:
- a CDS encoding vacuolar H+transporting two-sector ATPase F subunit produces MKIVAVGSRVFVTGLRLAGVEGLIVDSGKEALDIVNKLLRDKEVGLVLLSDDISKSIRSKLNEIRSKYPTPLLYEVPSPWSKRERFEYRDMLKQILGV; encoded by the coding sequence TTGAAGATTGTAGCCGTGGGCTCAAGGGTGTTTGTTACGGGGCTACGCTTAGCCGGCGTGGAGGGGCTGATTGTCGATAGCGGTAAAGAAGCGCTCGATATAGTCAACAAGCTCTTGAGGGATAAGGAGGTAGGTCTGGTTTTGCTCAGCGACGACATATCTAAGAGTATAAGAAGTAAACTTAACGAAATCCGCTCAAAATACCCAACGCCGCTACTATACGAAGTACCCTCTCCTTGGAGTAAGAGGGAGAGGTTCGAGTATCGCGATATGCTTAAGCAGATACTTGGAGTATAG
- a CDS encoding V-type ATP synthase subunit A, translating to MSRAAKGKIVWISGPAVKAEGMAEAQMYETVEVGEDRLIGEVIRITGDVAFIQVYESTSGLRPGEPVYRTGQPLSVTLGPGMIGTIYDGLQRPLSEIAKLKGPFITRGVTAPPIPPNKKWRFIPKVKKGDEVEAGSILGTVQETPLIEHYILVPPYYKGGKLVDVVSEGDYTIEDEIAVIEEDGKKIGLKMAHRWPVRQPRPYQVKLDPEIPLLTGQRVLDTFFPIAKGGTGAIPGGFGTGKTVTLHQVAAWADARVVFHIGCGERGNEMTEVLIKFPELKDPASGRPLMERTVLVANVSNMPVAAREASIYTGATMAEYYRDMGYDVVLVADSTSRWAEALREISGRLEEMPAEEGYPSYLASRLAEFYERAGRVKTLGKPERIGSMTLVGAVSPSGADFTEPVTTHTIRFIRTFWALDTRLAYSRHYPAINWMTSYSGYINEISKWWSSRVDKNWAKVRADAYEILQREDALKEIVRLLGPEALPDEEKLVLEAARMIKIGYLQQSAYDEVDSYCSPKKQYLLLKLFVEFYQEALKALRAGVGLDTIRAMSIIPKLLRAKFEIRNEEVEKLETLREEMLNEFHKISAVEVKTVV from the coding sequence ATGAGTAGAGCAGCAAAAGGTAAGATCGTTTGGATAAGCGGCCCAGCGGTTAAAGCAGAAGGTATGGCTGAAGCCCAGATGTATGAAACCGTAGAAGTCGGGGAAGATAGGCTTATTGGTGAAGTCATCCGAATCACAGGAGACGTAGCCTTCATACAAGTATATGAGTCAACGAGCGGATTAAGACCGGGCGAACCTGTTTACAGAACAGGTCAACCACTTTCAGTAACGTTAGGCCCAGGTATGATAGGCACGATCTACGACGGTCTACAGAGGCCGTTAAGCGAGATCGCCAAGCTTAAGGGTCCTTTTATTACTAGAGGTGTGACCGCACCACCGATACCACCTAATAAGAAGTGGAGGTTTATACCGAAGGTAAAGAAAGGTGATGAAGTAGAAGCTGGAAGCATACTCGGCACGGTTCAGGAGACTCCGCTGATCGAGCACTATATTCTAGTCCCACCCTACTATAAAGGCGGCAAGCTTGTTGACGTGGTCTCTGAAGGAGACTACACAATAGAAGATGAAATCGCGGTGATCGAGGAAGATGGTAAGAAGATCGGTTTAAAAATGGCTCATCGCTGGCCAGTAAGACAACCCAGACCGTACCAAGTCAAGTTAGATCCAGAGATTCCTCTACTGACTGGGCAGAGGGTCTTGGATACATTCTTTCCCATAGCTAAGGGTGGTACCGGCGCGATTCCAGGAGGCTTTGGTACAGGTAAGACCGTCACTCTCCATCAGGTCGCGGCTTGGGCTGATGCGAGAGTAGTCTTTCACATAGGTTGCGGAGAAAGAGGTAACGAGATGACCGAGGTTCTTATAAAGTTCCCAGAGTTGAAAGACCCCGCTTCAGGTAGACCTTTGATGGAGCGAACGGTCTTGGTTGCTAATGTGAGCAACATGCCTGTGGCAGCTAGAGAAGCATCTATCTACACAGGTGCGACGATGGCTGAATACTATCGAGACATGGGGTATGATGTAGTGCTTGTCGCAGACTCTACAAGCAGGTGGGCTGAAGCCCTTAGAGAGATAAGTGGTAGGCTTGAGGAGATGCCGGCTGAAGAAGGCTACCCATCCTATCTAGCTTCGAGGTTGGCTGAGTTTTATGAAAGGGCTGGTAGAGTCAAGACGCTTGGTAAACCTGAGCGCATCGGCAGCATGACACTTGTAGGCGCAGTATCACCTTCTGGAGCGGACTTCACCGAGCCTGTCACCACACACACCATCAGATTCATAAGAACCTTCTGGGCGCTCGACACCAGATTGGCGTATTCGAGGCACTACCCAGCTATAAACTGGATGACGAGCTACTCAGGATACATAAATGAGATATCAAAGTGGTGGTCGAGTAGGGTCGATAAGAATTGGGCGAAGGTGAGGGCTGACGCCTACGAAATACTACAAAGAGAGGATGCCTTAAAGGAAATCGTTAGGCTGCTAGGTCCAGAGGCTTTACCTGATGAAGAGAAACTGGTCTTAGAGGCTGCTAGGATGATTAAGATAGGCTACCTACAGCAAAGCGCATACGATGAAGTAGACTCCTATTGCAGCCCGAAGAAGCAGTATCTTCTTCTAAAGCTCTTTGTGGAATTCTATCAAGAGGCTCTGAAGGCGCTTAGGGCTGGTGTGGGCCTTGACACCATAAGGGCTATGTCTATTATACCGAAGCTGCTTAGGGCTAAGTTCGAGATAAGGAATGAGGAGGTCGAGAAGCTCGAAACGCTAAGGGAAGAGATGTTGAACGAGTTCCATAAGATTAGCGCTGTGGAGGTGAAGACAGTTGTCTAA
- a CDS encoding V-type ATP synthase subunit B, whose translation MSKTVGGVEYTKVEEIKGPLLIMQGVTRAAYDELVEIETPSGEKRLGKVLEVGGGRAVIQVFEGTRGLSVVGTKARFLGKTMEIPVSSELLGRVFDGLGRPIDGLPEPVGEDFRDVNGSPINPEQRDYPTDFIQTGISVIDGMLSLTRGQKLPIFSGAGMPHNMIAAQIARQATVHGEDFAVVFAAIGVQHHEAIFFRRSLEESRAMKRSCLFLNLADDPAIERIITPRVALTAAEYFAFDLGMHVLVILTDMTNYAEALREISAAREEVPGRKGYPGYLYTDLATNYERAGRIKGKKGSITQMPILSMPSDDITHPIADLTGYITEGQIVLSRDLFRKGIYPPVGVLMSLSRLMKDGVGKGKTREDHMEVSNQLYDAYARVQELRALVEIVGRGSLTSIDLKYLHFGDVFEQKFLSQGYDENRTIDDTLKLAWEVLSTLPEGELTKIRSDYVRMYYKKSESGV comes from the coding sequence TTGTCTAAAACTGTGGGTGGGGTAGAGTACACGAAGGTAGAGGAGATCAAAGGTCCTCTTCTGATTATGCAGGGCGTCACGAGGGCTGCATATGACGAACTAGTAGAGATAGAAACCCCCTCTGGGGAGAAGAGGCTCGGTAAAGTCTTAGAAGTAGGTGGGGGAAGAGCGGTAATTCAAGTCTTCGAGGGTACACGAGGTCTATCTGTTGTCGGCACTAAAGCCCGCTTCCTAGGTAAGACGATGGAGATACCTGTCTCAAGCGAGCTCTTAGGCAGAGTCTTCGACGGACTAGGCAGACCGATCGATGGTCTTCCAGAGCCAGTAGGTGAAGACTTTCGGGATGTTAACGGCTCCCCCATAAACCCCGAGCAGAGAGACTACCCGACGGACTTCATACAGACAGGCATCTCAGTAATAGACGGTATGCTTTCGCTTACCAGAGGGCAGAAGCTGCCCATATTCTCTGGCGCAGGTATGCCCCATAATATGATAGCAGCACAGATTGCTAGGCAAGCTACAGTACATGGCGAAGACTTCGCGGTTGTCTTTGCTGCTATAGGGGTGCAGCATCATGAAGCGATCTTCTTCCGCAGATCTCTAGAGGAGAGTAGGGCGATGAAGAGAAGCTGCCTCTTCCTTAACTTGGCCGATGACCCTGCTATTGAGCGTATTATAACTCCTCGTGTAGCTTTGACGGCAGCGGAGTACTTTGCTTTTGACTTAGGTATGCACGTGCTCGTAATATTAACCGACATGACCAACTACGCTGAGGCTCTTAGAGAGATTAGCGCAGCTAGGGAAGAGGTGCCTGGTCGTAAGGGTTACCCTGGCTACCTCTATACAGATCTTGCAACCAACTATGAGCGGGCGGGGAGGATAAAGGGTAAGAAGGGTAGCATAACTCAGATGCCTATCTTAAGTATGCCAAGCGACGACATCACACACCCAATAGCAGACCTCACAGGCTACATCACTGAGGGGCAGATCGTGCTCTCACGAGACCTATTTAGAAAAGGTATCTACCCCCCTGTTGGTGTGCTGATGAGTCTAAGTAGACTTATGAAGGACGGTGTGGGCAAAGGGAAGACTAGAGAAGACCATATGGAGGTAAGTAACCAGCTCTACGATGCTTACGCGAGGGTGCAGGAGCTGCGTGCACTCGTTGAAATTGTGGGGCGAGGTAGCTTAACGAGCATAGACCTCAAGTACCTACACTTCGGAGACGTCTTTGAGCAGAAGTTCCTCTCCCAAGGATACGATGAGAACAGGACTATAGATGATACGCTCAAGCTGGCTTGGGAAGTCCTTTCAACCCTACCTGAAGGCGAGCTTACAAAGATAAGGTCTGATTACGTGAGAATGTATTATAAGAAGAGTGAAAGCGGAGTATAG
- a CDS encoding V-type ATP synthase subunit D, whose amino-acid sequence MSVSFGRKFLPTKIELIRIKRSLSVARSVYKILEDKREVLLRRLDELIEQAGKAREDLWAPLSDAYRALFDSYLKLGPLTIESIAATIPKGVELSLKVQRIIDVTVPSIQLKDKPLALSYGFAGTSSALDAASLAMRQVLPAILKAAEIENSIFRLASELERTQRLLNALEYIIIPQYEEAVKTISSTLEEHEREEFVRLKKIKRVLERRKAGV is encoded by the coding sequence TTGTCCGTAAGCTTCGGTAGAAAGTTCCTACCCACAAAGATCGAGCTCATACGCATCAAAAGAAGCCTAAGTGTAGCGAGATCTGTCTACAAGATCTTAGAGGATAAGCGTGAAGTGCTCTTAAGGCGTTTAGATGAGCTGATAGAGCAGGCTGGGAAGGCCCGTGAAGACCTATGGGCACCCCTTTCAGATGCCTATCGAGCCCTGTTCGACTCCTATCTTAAACTGGGTCCGCTCACAATAGAGTCGATAGCAGCGACCATACCTAAAGGTGTGGAGCTTTCGCTGAAGGTGCAGAGAATAATAGATGTGACTGTGCCATCTATTCAGCTCAAAGATAAGCCTCTAGCGCTAAGCTACGGCTTCGCTGGCACAAGCTCGGCCTTAGACGCTGCCTCGCTTGCGATGCGCCAAGTGCTTCCGGCGATCTTGAAGGCTGCCGAAATAGAGAACTCTATCTTCCGGTTAGCCAGCGAGCTTGAGAGAACTCAGAGGCTTTTGAACGCTCTTGAGTATATAATAATCCCGCAGTATGAAGAAGCTGTGAAGACTATCTCATCGACTTTAGAGGAGCATGAAAGGGAAGAGTTTGTAAGGCTTAAAAAGATTAAAAGGGTGCTTGAGCGGAGAAAGGCTGGTGTTTAG
- a CDS encoding SCP2 sterol-binding domain-containing protein: MEADDYMDRTSSSAAENFIFLSREWITSAVLEIERAKANNEELRKRLSGVNFRLAFRVIDIPPKLRELYGSDQVVAYFKIDNGDLKDFFLTNKAPKDVDFTITAEYTVAKEILEGKVDPLTAFTNFMVRVRPFRRLFSNPLSSAKLLSIANDLLKLVKNVPTIFSG; this comes from the coding sequence ATGGAAGCCGATGATTATATGGATAGGACTTCTAGCTCGGCTGCGGAAAACTTTATCTTCCTTTCAAGGGAGTGGATTACCAGTGCTGTTTTAGAGATCGAAAGAGCTAAAGCCAATAACGAAGAGCTCAGAAAGAGGCTTTCAGGTGTTAACTTTAGGTTAGCGTTCAGAGTCATAGATATTCCTCCTAAGCTTAGAGAACTCTATGGAAGCGACCAAGTCGTGGCGTATTTTAAAATCGATAACGGAGACCTCAAGGATTTCTTCTTAACGAATAAAGCGCCAAAGGATGTCGACTTTACCATCACAGCAGAATACACAGTTGCAAAGGAGATTCTTGAAGGAAAAGTAGACCCTCTCACAGCCTTTACCAACTTCATGGTAAGGGTGAGGCCATTTCGAAGGCTCTTTTCAAATCCGTTATCCTCAGCGAAGCTGCTCTCGATAGCAAACGACCTGTTAAAGCTGGTAAAAAATGTGCCAACTATCTTTTCAGGGTAG
- a CDS encoding radical SAM protein: MSSMRFPRVLRFILNALRMRFITHRPIFLSHMVTIQCDCRCLTCAYWKVGYQEELATNEVCRMLDDAYSVGMTDYVVWGGEPLLRSDLPTLTKYANRLGFDVTILTNGSLLPKRIDEIAGDLYGLVVSIDHPDASKHDEMRGKTGVYRRAVEGVKRAKHHSHLNIFINYVVSKLNINELERMVKLAEQLDVKITFELMEVVPGYNEHLRPSNEEIFKSFMNLVELKRNGHPIANSIAYLEGAAKQIPYICYVPEVLVTVEWNGNIRVCSTISEKLKPRLKNAYLGNVKEKRFSEIFASEAYQEYIQAAKRCCKCNLSYPREIATLYSFNSKSVKNFISKVAKHQ; encoded by the coding sequence TTGTCGAGTATGCGTTTTCCCAGAGTTCTACGATTCATCCTTAACGCTTTACGTATGCGATTCATAACGCATAGACCTATCTTTCTTAGCCACATGGTTACTATACAGTGTGACTGTAGGTGTTTGACGTGCGCTTACTGGAAAGTCGGTTACCAGGAAGAGTTAGCGACGAACGAGGTTTGCAGAATGTTGGATGATGCGTATTCGGTTGGGATGACAGACTATGTGGTTTGGGGAGGCGAGCCTTTGCTGAGGAGTGATCTACCCACCTTGACTAAATATGCAAATAGGTTAGGTTTTGATGTTACTATATTAACTAATGGGAGTTTACTTCCTAAGCGAATAGACGAGATCGCAGGAGATCTCTACGGTTTAGTAGTTTCTATAGACCATCCAGACGCATCGAAACACGATGAGATGAGAGGTAAAACAGGGGTTTACCGAAGAGCAGTAGAAGGGGTTAAGCGAGCCAAACATCACTCCCACTTGAACATCTTCATAAACTATGTGGTCAGCAAGTTGAACATCAATGAACTCGAACGTATGGTTAAGTTGGCTGAGCAGTTAGATGTGAAGATAACTTTTGAGTTAATGGAAGTCGTCCCGGGATATAACGAGCATCTCAGACCATCGAATGAAGAAATTTTTAAATCATTTATGAATCTGGTTGAACTCAAACGTAACGGACATCCTATAGCAAATTCTATAGCTTATCTTGAAGGTGCTGCCAAGCAGATACCGTATATTTGCTATGTACCGGAAGTCTTGGTGACGGTTGAGTGGAACGGGAACATCAGAGTTTGTTCAACGATATCTGAAAAGTTGAAGCCGAGATTAAAGAATGCCTACCTTGGAAATGTCAAGGAGAAGAGGTTCTCGGAGATCTTCGCGTCCGAAGCCTACCAAGAGTATATACAGGCAGCTAAGCGGTGCTGTAAGTGCAACCTCTCATATCCAAGGGAGATAGCTACTTTGTACTCATTTAACAGTAAGAGCGTAAAGAATTTTATTTCAAAAGTAGCTAAACACCAATAA